One Arcobacter sp. FWKO B genomic window, ATAGTATTTTTCATTGGTATCTATTACTTTTGATAAAGTATCTGGGTTTACACTATCTATTTCAATAAGTTTTTTAAATTCATTCATCACATCAATATCTTGTGCTGTTGGAGTATTTAATGGATTTCTTATTTTTAAAGAAGTTCTTTTTACATATGTTTGATGTAAACTTTCATTTACAGTATTTGTTATATTTTGGGCATTAAATTCACAATAATAAAGTGCTTTTAGTCCGCTAGGGTCATTTTTTAGCATATTTTGCAATTCACCTTTTAATGTACTACCAAGTTTTTGTATACCTTGGAGTGCTTTTTCATTATAGTTAAGTGTAGTTGCAAATAGTGTAAGTGCTAAACTTATAATTATTAGTATACCTCTAGCCATTCAAATTCCTTTATTATATATCTTTTTCTCTAAGTAGTCTTTGAATATTCTCAACATTCTTTTTAGCTGATTGTTCTCTTTCTTCCCTAATATCTCTAAGTGCTTTTAGTGTTTCTTGTTTTTCATGGTCAAGGTTAGATTGGATTTGTATAGCTTTTCTATTATTAGATGCACCACAAATACCATAAAATTTCTCTTTGTTATTAACATATAGCTTTACAGATGAACTAGAAGCATTTTTGTTAAATGTGATTATATCCCCTTCACTTAAATCAAGAATTTCTGCAACACTTAATTTAGTCTCAGCCATGATAGCCTCTATTTTCATCTGTGCTCCAGAGATTAATGTAGTAATATCTTTTTTTCTACTAGATTTTCTATTTCTACTTTCTGTAAACATTTTTTCTACTAGCTTCCCTAAGATAGGCTCTATATAGTTGATAGGATAACATATTGATAAAAAGCCACTTTCTTCATCTATTGTCAGCTCTAAAACCACAAGTAATACTATCTCATGATCACTAATGATTTGTATGGCATTAGCATTCGTATCACGAGATTCTACTTTAAAATTAAGTGTAGAGATATCATTCCATGCACGATGTAGATGTTTTATAAGCAGTTTATAAAAATGATCAAATACTTCTATTTCAATTTCAGTAAGTTCTCTATCAAGGTTATCACTTGCAGCAACTGCACCACTTCCAAGAAGTTCTGCTATTATTTTGTGTGAAATACCAGGATTACACTCTATTACCATTCTCCCCTCAAGAGGTTTCATAGAAAGAGTATTAAGTGAAGTAAGCTGAGGGATTGATAGGATAAACTCCCCATAAGTCATTTGTTCAATACTATATAATTTAAGATCAACAATCTTTCTAAGCATAGCTGATACATCTGTTGTCAAATCCCTTAACATCTTATCGTGAAGGGTATTAAATGCTTTAAACTGGTCATTTGAGATACGGTTTGGTTTTTTAAAGTCATAAATTGAGTAGTTTTTTTCTTTTGGTACTACAACTTTCTCAGCTTCAGGAAGTTCTTCCCCTTGTTCGGCAATATCAAGTAGCGCATCAATTTCATCTTGACTTAAAAATTCTGCCATTTTTTATCCTCTAATCTCAAGATCGCCATTTAAAGCTCCCATATCATTTATCATTTCTATGGTATTGATGATCTCGTTTAATGGTAGTTTCATAATCTTCATAGCTCTCATAAGATCTGAAACAGTAGGTAGTTTTTTTGTATTTATTAAAGCATTGTTTAGATTTACTTCTACAGGTCTATCACCAATTTTTACCCCATCGCCTATATCAACACCTTGATTTAAAGCAGCATCTTTCCAATCGTTTTCATTTAATTCAGTTCTTTTAATTCTAAGTGTAAAATCATTTCTACTTATTGTAACGGGATTTATAACAATATCTTCACCAGCAATAATAATTCCTTGATGTTTGTCAATTATAACTTTTCGTTTCATCTCACTTTCAATAGGGAGATTTTCAATTTCTGCAATAAATCTAACCATAGAAATACCAAACGGTCTTTTTACTTCAATTGTCCTTGTATCTAGTGCATAAGCAATTTTTTCTCTAAAATGGTCATTTATGACTTGTTGCACTTTATCAGCATATTTTGCAGAATTTTGAATAAGACTTATTGTTAAATATGGTTCATCTTTTAGTGAAAAATCAATCTCATTTTCTACAATAGCACCATCATATATAATACCTGTAGTGAGGTTATTCCCATCAGCTACAATAGTTCCTTGTGCTAGAGCATATACCTCACCATCAACACCTTTTAGTTGAGTAAGAAGCAAAGCCCCTTTATCTATTGATCTTGCATCACCAATAGCTGATACTTGAACTCTTATTTTATCCCCTTGTCTTGCAAAAGGAGGCAAGTCTGCTGTTACCATAACAGCTGCAATATTTTTTGATTTTATTGATGAAGTTGGGATCTTTATGTATGAATTTCTAAGGAGATTTTGAAGTGATTGCATAGTAAATTGACTTTTATCACCAGTTCCTGCAAGTCCTACAACTAAACCATAGCCAATAAGTTGATTTTCTCTAATACCTACAATATTTGAGATATCTTTAACTTTTTGCCCATATAAAGAGATAGTTAGAAGTAAAAGTAATAGAAGTTTATTCAATATTATCACCCAATTTTATAAATTTTTATACATTTTACTATATTTTAACAAAATTTTATATAAAATAGTGTTAAGTTTTCTAAAAAGGTGTTTTTTGAATATATATATTTATGGTGATAAATCTTTTAAGCAAGAGATGCACAAAATACTTGACCGTTCTAATATCAAGTTTAAATTTGATGGTACTATAGAAGATGTGGATTCCTTAGAGCTTTTAAAAGAGTCTATAAAGCATTCGCCACAAGATGTATATTTAATTGATAGCAATAAGATTATAGATAAAGATTCCCTAACAAACAAAATCAAATTTTTATCCCCAAAAGATGGAATTGAAAAAGAGTTTTTACAAGAACACGGTATAGGTGATATAAGTTTTGATTCTACTGATGGGTTAGTAAAACATATAGTCAAAAGACTTGAATATGTCTCAACACATAATGAGGAAGTCATAGATAGTGATGTAGAAGAACGCCCTTTTGAGCAAAATAATGATGAGTCATTACAAGATGAATTTGGTGAAGATGTTGATGATATAGTAGAGATTCAAGCTAAAAAAGAGAACTTAATAGATGCTGAACTTAGTGATTTATTAGAGTATGATGAAAGTTTAGATGAAGATGAGGACGAAGAGTCTGAAGATTTAGAAAAAAGTATTTCTGGTAATGATTTAGACATTGATGATGAATTTTTTAATATGGATTTACCATTAGATTTACTTAGTTTTGATGAAAGTGAACCAATAGTACAAGAAGATATTCAAACTTCAAGTGATTTAGATGATTTGGATGAGCTTATGAGTCTAGATAATGATATAATGCAAGAAAATAAAGATAGCTCAAGTTTTGAAGAATTGGATGAGCTTATGAGTTTAGAATCTGCTGATTTGGTAGAAGAAAAGAAAAAAACAAAAGACGAGATAAAACAAAAAACTACTCAAGGAGAGATTATGGCAAATGAATTGGATGAGCTAAGTAATATTGATGAAAACGATATTTTATCAGCATTAGGTGATTTAGATTTTGGTGCACCTATTGCTCCAAGCACAAAAGTTTCTCAGCCTGCAAGTTCTGTTAGTGAAAGAAGTAGTTCATCAAAAAGTGTTGATACATCACTATCTATTCAAAGTGGTGACTTAGGACAGTTAAGTGCACTGATTGCACAATTATTACAAAATAAGACTTTGGATATTTCTATAAAAATAAGAGATTAAAATGGATTTACTTGCAATTGCTGAGAATACAGTCAAAGTTATATTAATACTTGGGCTACCATCTCTTTTGGTAAGTATGATTATAGGTTTAGTGATTTCAATTTTTCAAGCTGTTACACAAGTTAGTGATGCATCTTTGACATTTGTTCCCAAACTTATTTTCGTATCCTTTTTTATACTTATCTCTCTCCCTTGGATTGGTGAAAGTGTAGAAGTTTATACAAAAGAGCTTTGGAATTTGATGTTGATTTTTGGTGAACAATGATTAATAAACTATATAATCTTAAAACTCTCCAAATTAATCAGCATGTATCTCAAAAATTGCTTATTGTCAAACAAATAGATGAACTCCAGCTTGAAATAGATGATTTAAAAGATGGTTTAATACACACCACTGTAAATAAGTTTGGACCAGTAAGTGACTTTGCGGTATTAGAAATACATAAAATGGCAATGAAAGAAAAGATAAAAAAGTTAGAACAAGAAAAATCAAAACTTGAGTATTCTCTTGAGAGTTTAAATAATCAGATTGTAAATCTTCAAAAAGAGAGTGAACAGTTTAAATATATACTTACACAAGAGAAAAAAGAGAAAGTAAAAAAATTTTTAAAATATGAAGACAGTAAGGCTGATGAATATATGCAAAGTAAATTAGCTATGGTAACAAAGGAATAATATGTGGATTATAAGAGTTTTATTGATATCAAGTTTTACTTATGGTTCACTTTTTGGATTGATAGTGCAAGATAGTGGCGATGATAAAGAAAAACAAGAGATATTAAGGTTAAAGCAAGAGTTAAATGAGTTTTATAATAAAAAAGAAGAAGAGTATCAATCCAGAAAAAAAGAGCTTGATGATTTATTACTAAGGGTTGAAAGAACTAAAAAAGAGATAGAAGATATAAAAAAACAAAATCAAGAGATATTAAATGATATAAAAGGGGAAGTTGCAAGTAAGACAGCTGCTATTTATAATACGATGAAACCTAAAAATGCAGCAGAAATTTTTGATAAAATGATTGCTGAGGGAAAAATAAATGATGTTTTTGATATAATAGTAAAACTTAAGACAAAAAATATAACAGATATATTAAGATATTTGAATATAAACAATGCAGCAATATTAACAAAAATGATGCAAGATGTTGCAAATCAAAGTAGTGATGAGTAAAATAAGGAGAGGTATATGGCTGAAGAAGTTGCACAAGAAGAATCACAAAAACCAAAAGCTGGTGGAAAGGGATTAATTATAGCCCTAATTGCTTTGGTTGTAATTTTATTTATTGCTATGGGTGTTGGTGGATATTTTTTATATTCAACAATATCTAAAGTTCAATCAGGTGCTACAACAGAACAAACTGAAGTAAAAGAAGAGCCTGTTGGTAAAGAGTTCAAAGCTAGCATTAATGAGCTTGTATTAAATATATCAAGTGCAAAAGGGAGAGTTCAGCTTATGAAACTTTCTCTAAGTTTTTCAAGTTCTGATAAAACCATAGAATCAATAATGGATACATACAAAGATGAGATTGTAGATGTAATTATTGCTCAAGTAAGTGCTAGAAATTCTGAAGAATTACTTACTGTTGGAGGAAAAGAGCTATTAAGGGAAGAGTTGCTCTCTGAGATAAATAGAGCTATATCAAGAGCAAGTGCAAGAGCTGGTAAACCTATTGATAATCCAATAAATAGAATTTATTTTACAGAGTTTGTATTTAGATAAGATTGGTTATAACAAAGGACTAATATGATAGTAGTAGTAAAAAGGACAGATTACAAGCGATTAGCCATAAAAGTAGGTGTTGTTCTAGGGCTTGCTGTTATGTTTTTTTTGTACTATAAGCATATGAGTGGAGTTTATAGTGAATTTGGAGATGAGGCTAAAAAAGTTCAAACAGAGCAAGAAATACTAAAGTTAAAAAAAGATAAAAAAGCACAAAGAATAGAAGATATTATCTATGATGAAGCAATAGTAGCAGTAAACTTAATTGGTCAAGAGAGTGTTCAAGAATTACAAATCTCAGGGGATAGACTTTTGATTGTTGCAAATCCTCAGGTTGATATAGAGCCTATAATGATAAGGTATGGTGTATTAGCGTTAGTTAAAAATACAAAAAATGATATTAAAATAGCTGTAGACTTAGCTAGTATAGTTCAAAGTAGGTATATAGATGATGAAGAATAAAACTATTGTATTAGTACTATTGGTTTTGATAGTTTTTGGTGGATGTGCAAGTCAAAAAGAGACTATAGTATTTGACAAACCACATTTACAAGTACCTAAAGAAGAAGTACCTAGAGTCCAAAGAAAAGGTTCTTTGTATTCAATCAGGGGAGGTTCTCTTTTTTCTGATAAGAAAGATTTACAAATTGGTGATATTATTCAAGTTAGTATTGTTGAGGAGTTGAAATCTGATTCTAAAAATACAAGAAATACAAAAAAATCCAATAATACAAGTCTTGGTGGTGGGATTTTTGCAGGGATTGATGGAAATGATAGTGGAACAGGTTCAGCAGCTATTGCAAAAAATTTAAATAGAGAACTTGGTGTTGGCTTTGGAACTAGAACAAATAATTCATTTACAGGTTCAGCAACTTCAAAGTTTGATGAAAGTTTAGAAACAACAGTTTCAGCTGTAATTGAAGAAGTATATCAAAATGGAAACTATTTAATTAGAGGTTCAAGAGAAATTGTAATAGATGGACAAAAACAAATGCTAGTATTAAGTGGCGTGATAAGACCGTATGATATAACACCAGATAACACTATAGGCTCTAGTCAAATTGCAAATTTAAAGATATTATTTGAAAAATTTGGTGATGAAAGAGACTCTTTAAACAAAGGTTGGGGTACGAGGATGATAGAAAGCATATGGCCTTTCTAAGCTAATATTAAGAAATGTAATGTCATAATGATATAAGAAAATAAGGAGAAGGCAATGTTAAATGCTCTACATGTTGGACAAACTGGTTTAAATGTCGCAAGGACGGTAGTAGAAAATACTATGAATAATATTGCCAATGAGAATACTCCAGGATATAAAAAAAGGGTTGTGGCAGTAAGTGAACTTGCCCATGTGGATTCTAGGATTTACGGTAGAGGTGTAACAGTAGATGGCTCTTTTCGTATAACTGACCAATATGTATTCAACAATCTTTTGAAAGAACAAGGTAAAGAGTCATATTTAAAAGAGATTTCATCTATGCTTTCAGATGTTGAGTCTGTATTTTTTGAGAGTGAGTCTAGTGGTTTATCAAGTGACCTTGATAGATTCTTTCAAGCTATTGAAGAGCTTAGAGCAAACCCATATAATGAAATAGCAAAAAACAATCTTATAAATACTTCAAATGTTTTGGTGGATGATTTAAAAAATATTTATTCAGGTATTGAAGATAGAGAACTTGCAACAAAAAATGAAATATATGAAGATGTAAATAAAATAAATCAAATATTGCATGATATTGGTGCATTAAATGAGCAAATAAACAAAAGATTGGTTGAGCCAAATGATTTGCTTGATAAAAGAGATCAACTTGAAGCAGAACTTGCAAAATATATTGATATTGAAGTAGATAGAAGAGATAACTATGAGTTAAAAATAGCTGGTATGAGTGCAGTTAGATATAGTACAAATATTCATAGTTTAAATGTTGTAGAAAAATATACACCACAACAAGACTTTTATAATGGTGCTAGTGCTATTACTGCTGGAGCTGGGGATACTATTTCATATAAACTTGATACTTTAGGGGTTGAGGTATCTGTAACAATTGGTGGTAGTATTGACTTTAATGACGGAAATGGATCAGTTCCTATTACTACAAGTAACTATATAAGAGCTCTTGTACATACAATTAACTCTACAGAAGCCTTACAAGGGCATATAAGAGCATACAATGGAATAGATCAAGAGTATGAAGATGTAAATATTTTATTAAATGACGCAAGTATGGATAAGTATTTGATGATAAAATCTGTAGTTGATGGTGAGGTAGGAAAATTTGATGGAAGAGTAATAGTTACAAATCCAGCTGGTGATCCAACACAGTTTAATAAAAATGAGTTAAGAAGTGTAAAAGCAGCAAATGATATCCATTTAGAGATATTTGATAAAGAACTTGATATTAAAAGTGGTAGTTTAAAAGCGATGACTGAGAATTTAACAACAAATTCTCCAAATAACAAATTTATACAATATAAAGAGATGCTTGATAATTTTGCTTCTACACTTGTTGATATCACATCACAATTTGTAAGGTATCCTGATAATACTTACGAATATGGTAAAAAAGCAATTGATTTAAATAATAACACTTCTCAAACGATAGTAAATGTGGGATTATTTAGTGGTTCAAATGTAAAAAGCCTTGTTTTTAATCGTGATGCTATCGTAGATTTGACCCAAGAAAAGCTTGATTATTTGGCAAAAATGCAGTGGAAAACAGATATAAGATTTGATGGCAAAGCACAAGATGGTAATGCAAATATAGGGACATCATTTTCAAAGTTTTATCAAACACTTTTAGTAAAAGTTTCTGGTGACAAACAGGGAAATGACTTCTTATTTAAAACCCAAGAAGCTGTTAGTAAGTCTTTACAAAGCAGTTATGATCAACTAACAAAAGTTGATAAAGATGAAGAGATGATAAATTTGATTAAATATCAAGCAGCATATGAAGCAAATGCAAAAATTATTACAACTGTTGATGAAATGATTCAAACAATCCTTGGAATAAAAAGATAATTAAATAAAAGGGGTGCGATATGGCTGGAATATTAGGACTTGGAAGTAGTGGTTCTGCTGGATTAAATCAAGAGTTAATCGACAAACTAAAAGAAGCTGAAAGAAAAGCAAGAGTTGAGCCTATTGAAGCTAAACTTGAAAAATGGGATACTGAGCTTGAAAAGTTTGGTGAAATAGAACAAAAAGTAAATGGGTTATTAAGTGCAATATCTGTATTTGACTTATATAATACAAAAGGGACAAATGCGTTTGAGCAAATCGTAGCTAATACAAGTGGAACTAGTGCTATGTTTGAAGCAGTTGATGCATCACTACTTAGTCCAGGTATGACTACAATAGAAGTAACTCAACTTGCAAAAAGAGATGTGTTTCAGACAGATACATTTTCTGATAAAACTGCACTTGTATCTGAAAATGTTGATCATAAGATATCAATTGCTATAGGAACTGGTGATGCTATTGAGTTTTCTCTAAATCAAAGCTATGAAGATTTGGCAAAAGAGATAAATTCAAAAACTGGACTAAGTGCCAATATTGAAAAAGTTGGAGACAATGAGTATAGAATTATTGTAAAAAGTACTGATTCAGGTCTTGCGAATAAGCTTACAATAAGTGGAGATTCAAATTTACTTGGACTTGATGATCCTGCTAATTATGTGCAAGAAGCAAAAAATATGCAAGCAACAATTGATGGAGTAAATTATAATGTTTCATCAAATACCATAACAATACAAGGTGGACTTAGTGTAACAGCAGTAGCGTTAGGATCTTCAAGCATAAATATTGAAAAAGATAACACAGCAATAGCTCCTGCTATGCAAAATTTTATTGATAAATATAATGAGTTAGTAGAGCTAGTAGATTCTGAACTTTATTCTAAAGATTCAGCTTTAAATGATACTTCTAGTATTAGAATGATTTTAAGTACTATAAAAAATACTATGTTTAATGGTTATGGAAGTAGTGGTGAGTTGAGTTTGTTTAATTATGGCTTTGGATTAGATGAAAAAGGTAAAATGTCACTAGATAGTCAGAAATTTGGTGAAGCGGTACTAAATAATCTTGATGACTTGAAAGAGTTGTTTATTGGTGTACCAGAGACAAAAGGTCTTGGAACAACACTAAAAGAGACTTTAGATGATATGAAATTAACAAATGGTCTTTTAAGATTGTATGGTGATAATATGACTGCAAGAAAAGAGACTCTTGAAAAGGATAAAACAACAGCTATAGAACAGCTAGATGCAAAATATTTTCAATTAGCTCAACAGTTTGCAGCATATACAGCAATTATATCACAAATGGAGAGTGCATTTGGTGGTTTAAAAATGATGATTGAGCAATCAACTGCAAAATGATCTCATTTCAAATTTGTTATTTATAATATTTGTGGTACAATAGATAAAATGATATATTTTATAGGGATATGATAATGGGAATAGATGCTTATAATCAACAAAATGCTGTAACTGATGATCCATATATGCTGATATTGAAGCTGTATGAAGGTTTATTGCAGTATCTTTCATTTGTAAAAAGTGCAATGGAAGAGGGTGATATAGAAAAAAAGTTTAAATATATAAATAAGTCTATTGCAATATTTGATGAGCTTAGAAATGTGCTTGATTATGACGGTGGAGATGTTGCTTACTATTTAGATGGGCTTTATTTATATCAAATAGAAACTTTATTCAGTGCTGGTGTTAGCAATAATGTTACTGCTATTGAACAGGTAATGAAAGTAGTAAAAGGGCTAATAGACGCATGGAAAGACGAAACAGGTCTTTAAAAGCCCTTGAAGAGCTTATCTACATAGATACATTAGATGATCAGCAAAGAGCTGATAGTTTAGTCTCTTGGGGGGCTAAGTATCTAGCTGATGATGGCATAATGGATTTTGATTTGAATGAATCGGAGTTAAGTCATTTACTAGAGCTTTTTTATAAGAATTTAGAATTTCTAAAACAATACAAATCATCAATAGGTGTATCTATGGATGAAAATCAAAAGATTAAGAAGTTTATCTTAAATAAACACTAACTACAAAATGCTTAATGTTACTGTAGCAACAATTTACTACAGTAACATACTGTTTATCACAATCTTTATTCTTTTATACAGATTTCTTTATTTAGTGCAGCTTTGATACTTTTATAAGCTACTATTGCTACTACAAATGTTGTCACAGCTATTAATATGTGAGCTATTATATATGTTGTGTATGATGAAGTAAGCTCATATCTTAAAATTGTTGCAAGTGTTATTGCTGCAAGTGGGAAAGTATAAGCCCACCATGTTATGGCAAAAGAGACTTTCATAAATTCTCTAAACATAAACAAAAGTAATAGGGTAAAGAAAAAACCAATATCATAAATAAAATGCCCAAATAAATCAAGTGTAAATACTCCATTGTTTAAAGAAGTCATAATTTTTACATATGATAAAAAGCCAACACCAGCAGGTGCTATAAATATAAATAGTGTTGGTAAAAATTTAGCAGCTAATTGGTGATGAAAGATAATTCTATTTAATATAATAGTAAATAGCACAAACCAAAAAAACATACCTATTGAGAAGAAAAATATTGAGATTTCACTATTGGCATAGTTTACACCCATAATTGGGACTATTACATTTCCAACAATTGGGATAAACCATGCTGGATTTGAATGTTCTATAGCTAGATTATTTACAATCCAGTATCTTATAACATACAGGGTAAAGAATAGGTGTAAGATTGCACCAATATACCATAACACCATAGAAGCTAATTCTGAATATTCAGATAGTGCTATTGAAATAAGAAGCAAACATATAGAAATTGCTGGAAAGAAATTTAGTCTAATAGGGTGATTAAATTCCTTTTTTACTTCATCAGGGTATTTGATAAGCTTTGCAACATAAAGCATACCAAAAACAATAAATATCCCAATACCAAAAACTACCATTATTGATGCAATGATAGAAGAGAAGCCAAAAGCGTGAGATGCTTTTTGATAAACTATTACTAATCCCATAATTCCCATAACAACTGCAAATAATGGGATTGGAAAATGAGCAAGTCTTGAATGGTTTGTATTATCCATTTATATTTCCTTTTTTTAGATTTTTTGTAATTATAGTTAAATTATTCTTATAACTATTATAAATCTTGCTTAATTTATGCTATAATTAAGCAAAATATAATTATAATAACAACAAATATAGACTTAGGAGGTAGTATGTCTAAAGAGAGTACAGAACTTGAGGTGAAATCACCTTATCGTATAAAACGATATTATATGTATATGTTAGCTACAATTGTAGCGATAGTAACGCCATTTATTACTATAAATGGTAATCATATGTTTTTATTATCGTTTGATAAAAAGCAACTTCATTTATTGGGAATTGCGTTTGATATGCAAGAACTTTATATGATGCCATTTTTATTAATGTTATTGTTTCTTGGTATATTTGCAGTTACAGCAATAGGTGGCCGTGCATGGTGTGGGTGGACATGTCCACAAACTATTTTTAGAGTAATTTATAGAGATTTTATAGAAGGTAAGCTTTTAGGTCTTAGAAGAATTAAAAACAAACAAAAAGAACCAGACTGGTCAAAACCAGAAAATGCATCTAAAAGAGTTGTTGCTATTTTAATATGGTCTGCGTTATCGTTATTAGTTGCTTCAAACTTTATGTGGTATTTTATACCTCCTGAAGATTTCTTTGCATATATCTCAAATCCAACAGAACATATGTTTATGATAGGATTTGTTCTTATATTGGCTGCATTTTTAGTTTATGATGTAATCATGCTAAAAGAAGATTTTTGTGTATATATCTGTCCATATTCAAGGGTTCAGTCGGTATTGTATGATGATAATACATATCAAGCAATATATAGCACAAAAA contains:
- a CDS encoding SLAC1 anion channel family protein, yielding MDNTNHSRLAHFPIPLFAVVMGIMGLVIVYQKASHAFGFSSIIASIMVVFGIGIFIVFGMLYVAKLIKYPDEVKKEFNHPIRLNFFPAISICLLLISIALSEYSELASMVLWYIGAILHLFFTLYVIRYWIVNNLAIEHSNPAWFIPIVGNVIVPIMGVNYANSEISIFFFSIGMFFWFVLFTIILNRIIFHHQLAAKFLPTLFIFIAPAGVGFLSYVKIMTSLNNGVFTLDLFGHFIYDIGFFFTLLLLFMFREFMKVSFAITWWAYTFPLAAITLATILRYELTSSYTTYIIAHILIAVTTFVVAIVAYKSIKAALNKEICIKE